The following proteins are encoded in a genomic region of Synechococcus sp. CBW1002:
- a CDS encoding IS3 family transposase, protein MRKLVDHDHPELSISRQCALLGLPRSTLYYRPTPVRVSTLRIMARIDALYLEDPCSGSRRMVDYLAQDGIPISRDRVRNLMRRMGLRAIYQKPRTTVPGDPSVRFPCLVDLTQVTSVDQVWATDITYIPLQKGFLYLVAIMDLHSRHVLSWRLSNSLDTKFCLEALEMALGGGRRPEIFHSDQGCQFTSADFVARLKGERIQISWSGRKRCYDNILVERLWRTVKYEEVYLRAYSDGWDAEISLARFLWRYCHVRPHSSLGGKTPHAVYTEAEPCSTRPGLTMSGAGTVQ, encoded by the coding sequence CTGCGCAAGCTGGTCGATCACGACCACCCCGAGCTCAGCATCAGCAGGCAGTGTGCGCTGCTGGGGCTGCCTCGATCCACGCTGTACTACCGGCCGACACCGGTCCGTGTATCGACGCTGCGGATCATGGCCAGGATCGATGCTCTCTACCTGGAGGATCCCTGCAGCGGCAGCCGCCGGATGGTGGACTATCTGGCCCAAGATGGTATCCCGATCAGCCGAGATCGAGTGCGAAACCTCATGCGGCGCATGGGATTACGGGCGATCTACCAGAAGCCCCGGACGACGGTTCCAGGTGATCCGTCCGTGCGGTTCCCCTGCCTGGTGGACCTCACGCAGGTCACGTCGGTGGATCAGGTCTGGGCGACCGACATCACCTACATCCCTCTGCAGAAAGGGTTCCTCTATCTGGTGGCGATCATGGATCTCCATTCCAGGCATGTGCTCAGCTGGAGGCTCTCCAACAGCCTTGACACGAAGTTCTGTCTGGAGGCCCTGGAGATGGCCTTGGGAGGCGGCCGTAGGCCAGAGATCTTCCACTCCGATCAAGGCTGTCAGTTCACGTCCGCTGACTTTGTGGCCAGACTCAAAGGGGAGCGGATCCAGATCAGCTGGTCCGGCAGAAAGCGGTGCTACGACAACATCCTTGTTGAACGGCTGTGGAGGACTGTCAAGTACGAGGAGGTCTACCTACGGGCATACAGCGATGGCTGGGACGCTGAAATCAGCCTGGCCCGCTTCCTGTGGCGGTATTGCCATGTAAGACCTCACAGTTCCCTTGGAGGCAAAACTCCCCACGCGGTCTACACTGAGGCCGAACCATGTTCCACCCGTCCTGGGTTAACGATGTCAGGGGCCGGAACTGTCCAATAA
- a CDS encoding GlsB/YeaQ/YmgE family stress response membrane protein: MNVLWFLLVGVIAGWLAGVLVKGGGFGLIGDLVVGIIGALIGGLLFSGLGGVFGGGVLGSIVVATLGAVILLVVLRVIRRA; the protein is encoded by the coding sequence ATGAACGTTCTCTGGTTTCTGCTGGTGGGGGTCATTGCCGGTTGGCTCGCTGGTGTCCTGGTCAAAGGCGGTGGCTTCGGCCTGATCGGTGATCTGGTTGTCGGCATCATCGGGGCCCTGATCGGTGGCCTGCTCTTCAGCGGTCTGGGTGGTGTCTTCGGAGGGGGTGTGCTGGGGAGCATCGTGGTGGCCACGCTCGGCGCCGTGATCCTTCTGGTGGTGCTGCGGGTGATCAGGCGCGCCTGA
- a CDS encoding IS110 family transposase — protein sequence MGEPISAGKRRARLKVINPRSAGIDVGSRFHVVAVPVELDPNPVRKFSSFTKDLIALAEWLLAVGISTIAMESTGIYWVPLYEILSGKGIDVFLVNARHAKNVPGRKTDINDAQWLQQLHSYGLVRASFRPDQKITELRSYLRQRDQLVRYRSSHQQHIQKALMLMNLQLHHVVRDISGLTGRRIIDAILSGERDPERLASLRDRRCKESAATIAAALEGNYQDDHLFSLKIAVELFDTYSEKIRACELAAQSLMTELAGSDYQDPGSQPGDWKICGHGFAFNPTHLIQALSGHNLLRLPGLGPTTVLTLISECGLDMKRWPSAQHFVSWLGLSPQNRISGGKVLSSRTRQGTTRAGSAFWMAAVPLGRTNTALGAFQRRLAARAGKSKALIATARKLAILYYKTLRDGLVYQDPGAAAYQEESRDRQIRGLQRRAIALGFQLVASA from the coding sequence ATGGGAGAACCAATTTCAGCAGGCAAGCGCCGAGCTCGTCTGAAAGTCATTAACCCTCGTTCCGCTGGAATTGATGTCGGCAGTAGATTCCACGTTGTTGCTGTTCCTGTCGAGCTTGATCCGAATCCCGTCCGCAAGTTTTCAAGCTTCACAAAGGATCTAATCGCACTCGCCGAATGGCTGCTGGCAGTTGGAATTAGCACCATTGCCATGGAGTCCACTGGAATCTACTGGGTTCCGCTTTACGAGATTCTCTCTGGCAAAGGCATTGACGTCTTTCTTGTTAATGCCAGGCACGCCAAGAATGTTCCGGGCCGCAAGACGGATATCAACGATGCACAATGGCTTCAGCAGCTCCACAGCTACGGCCTGGTGAGAGCAAGCTTTCGTCCAGACCAAAAAATCACAGAACTACGCTCATATCTGCGGCAGCGTGATCAACTTGTTCGATACCGCTCGTCTCATCAGCAACACATCCAGAAGGCGCTGATGCTTATGAATCTTCAGCTTCATCATGTTGTCAGAGATATCAGCGGACTAACCGGTAGGCGAATCATCGATGCCATACTTTCAGGTGAGAGGGACCCCGAAAGACTCGCTTCTCTCCGAGACAGACGCTGCAAGGAGAGCGCGGCAACAATTGCGGCTGCTCTTGAGGGGAACTACCAAGACGATCACTTGTTCTCTTTGAAGATCGCAGTTGAGCTCTTTGACACCTATTCAGAGAAGATCAGGGCCTGCGAGCTTGCGGCACAATCATTGATGACAGAGCTTGCCGGCTCGGACTATCAAGATCCAGGCAGTCAACCTGGGGATTGGAAGATATGCGGACATGGCTTTGCATTTAACCCAACCCACCTAATTCAAGCCTTGTCAGGCCACAATCTTCTAAGGCTTCCGGGATTAGGACCAACAACAGTTCTCACGCTCATTAGTGAGTGTGGGTTGGACATGAAGCGCTGGCCCAGTGCCCAGCATTTTGTGTCATGGCTGGGACTCAGTCCTCAGAACAGGATCTCAGGGGGAAAGGTACTTTCTTCACGAACACGACAGGGCACTACGCGAGCAGGTAGTGCCTTTTGGATGGCTGCCGTACCGCTGGGAAGAACGAATACTGCACTGGGTGCTTTTCAACGTCGTCTGGCAGCACGTGCCGGAAAGAGTAAAGCATTAATTGCTACTGCCCGAAAGCTTGCCATTCTTTACTACAAGACGCTCCGTGATGGTTTGGTATATCAGGATCCCGGTGCTGCCGCATATCAGGAGGAATCAAGGGATCGTCAGATTCGTGGTCTCCAGCGACGCGCCATTGCCCTTGGTTTTCAACTTGTTGCCTCTGCTTGA
- a CDS encoding transposase, whose product MSKRRTHSPEFKARVAMEAISGRKTIQEIAADHAIHPIQVSQWKRQLLDGASELFTRGKKTKDKEEGQAKEAELFQQIGRLQMELEWLKKKSQLL is encoded by the coding sequence ATGAGCAAGCGCCGCACCCACAGCCCCGAGTTCAAGGCCAGGGTCGCCATGGAGGCGATCAGTGGCCGCAAGACGATCCAGGAGATCGCCGCCGACCACGCCATCCACCCGATCCAGGTGAGCCAGTGGAAGCGGCAGCTCCTGGACGGTGCCAGCGAGCTCTTCACCCGAGGCAAGAAGACCAAGGACAAGGAGGAGGGGCAGGCCAAGGAGGCGGAGCTGTTCCAGCAGATCGGACGGCTGCAGATGGAGCTGGAGTGGCTCAAAAAAAAGTCTCAACTGCTCTGA
- a CDS encoding GNAT family N-acetyltransferase yields MQLPILDQERADERCLGGQALIQAGRWAEGPGDSPAITALLESCFPTPAEASLVMALRQAGRLTVSLVATDQEQFVGHVAFSPGSTTAGPTGVGLAPLAVASTYRCQGIGAQLGRAGLDVASQMRHTWAVMLGEPGYNEGEKADLGGFPLGAGAADLHRIVHQLVVDDDVRAHGRPP; encoded by the coding sequence ATGCAGCTGCCCATCCTTGACCAGGAACGAGCTGATGAACGTTGCCTGGGCGGCCAGGCTCTCATCCAGGCTGGGAGGTGGGCGGAGGGCCCCGGTGACAGCCCAGCGATCACTGCTCTTCTGGAGAGCTGCTTCCCCACCCCAGCGGAGGCCAGTCTGGTAATGGCACTGCGCCAAGCCGGGCGGCTCACGGTGTCCCTCGTCGCTACAGATCAGGAACAGTTCGTTGGCCATGTGGCCTTCTCGCCGGGCAGCACGACGGCGGGACCTACCGGCGTTGGTCTGGCTCCACTGGCCGTGGCATCAACCTACCGCTGCCAGGGTATTGGCGCCCAGCTGGGGCGAGCAGGGCTGGACGTTGCCAGCCAAATGAGGCACACCTGGGCTGTAATGTTGGGTGAGCCCGGCTACAATGAGGGTGAGAAGGCCGATCTCGGCGGCTTCCCGCTTGGTGCAGGCGCCGCTGACCTGCATCGAATCGTGCATCAGCTAGTCGTCGATGACGATGTTCGTGCGCATGGGCGGCCTCCCTGA
- a CDS encoding VapE domain-containing protein — MQINFLIDQFYPGLRLNLLTQRYEYIENEKTIEIEDITTVYIRIAVHPSLRRFPPKTAVTDAARFKGRLRAYHPVVEYLNECAKTIEPWPCFDKLASEILGLPEEPTQNPQLSNGRALADVVMERFLVAAVARIFEPGCTMQWMPILVGEQAIGKSEVGAFYWTVPAPDIVNPGRVEHGSASV, encoded by the coding sequence ATGCAAATCAATTTTCTAATCGATCAATTCTACCCAGGCCTGAGACTAAATCTACTGACCCAGCGATATGAATACATCGAAAACGAGAAGACGATCGAGATTGAAGACATCACCACAGTCTACATCCGGATCGCGGTGCACCCATCCCTGCGCCGTTTTCCACCCAAGACAGCCGTCACAGATGCAGCTCGTTTTAAGGGACGACTCAGGGCCTACCACCCTGTCGTCGAGTACTTAAACGAATGTGCAAAAACAATCGAGCCGTGGCCATGCTTTGACAAGCTAGCCAGCGAGATTCTCGGCCTGCCAGAGGAGCCGACACAAAATCCACAACTCAGCAATGGCAGAGCATTGGCTGATGTTGTGATGGAGCGGTTCCTAGTTGCCGCCGTCGCCAGGATCTTCGAGCCAGGCTGCACAATGCAATGGATGCCGATCCTCGTCGGCGAGCAAGCTATCGGCAAGAGTGAGGTGGGTGCCTTTTATTGGACAGTTCCGGCCCCTGACATCGTTAACCCAGGACGGGTGGAACATGGTTCGGCCTCAGTGTAG
- a CDS encoding site-specific integrase — protein MRLHGLRSKTIDSYSRTLRRVAGHFDRCPDDLSPDDLKGYFAALLEQYSWSTIKVDLCSLQFFHRYVLDREMEWIKIIRPPRVRSLPDVPTREEVHRLINTVRKLRYRIFLLVVYSLGLRIGEGLALEVADIDGSQRRVHIRDGKGGKDRYVPIPVLTLQAMRRFWTTHRHPRLLFPSPAGSQIIVRITSAPMDASGVQAALRAARLECGIEKRLTVHSLRHAYATHLLEQGMDLRLIQSLLGHSHSNTTARYAHITQVVRDHTGNRIETLLNGFQLRWAEES, from the coding sequence ATGAGGCTGCACGGCTTACGCAGCAAGACGATTGACAGCTACAGCCGAACGTTGCGTCGTGTGGCTGGCCACTTCGACCGTTGCCCCGATGATCTCAGCCCTGATGACTTGAAAGGGTACTTCGCTGCCTTGTTGGAGCAGTATTCGTGGAGCACGATCAAGGTTGATCTCTGCAGTCTGCAGTTCTTCCACCGCTATGTTCTTGATCGCGAGATGGAATGGATCAAGATCATCCGCCCGCCACGTGTGCGCAGTCTGCCTGATGTTCCCACCCGCGAGGAAGTGCATCGGCTGATCAACACGGTGCGCAAGTTGCGCTACCGGATATTTCTGCTGGTGGTCTACAGCCTTGGCCTGCGAATCGGCGAGGGCCTGGCGCTGGAGGTGGCGGACATTGATGGCAGCCAGCGGCGCGTGCACATCCGCGATGGCAAGGGCGGCAAGGATCGCTACGTGCCGATACCGGTGCTGACGCTGCAGGCCATGCGTCGCTTCTGGACGACCCACCGCCATCCGCGGCTGCTCTTTCCCAGTCCGGCCGGCAGCCAGATCATCGTGCGGATCACCAGTGCACCGATGGATGCCAGCGGCGTGCAGGCAGCTCTCAGAGCAGCCCGCCTGGAGTGTGGGATCGAGAAGCGGCTCACGGTGCACTCACTACGCCATGCCTATGCCACCCACCTGCTGGAGCAGGGGATGGACCTGCGCCTGATCCAGTCCCTGCTCGGCCACAGCCATAGCAACACCACGGCCCGCTACGCCCACATCACCCAGGTGGTGCGCGATCACACCGGGAATCGCATTGAAACACTGCTGAATGGCTTCCAGCTGCGCTGGGCGGAGGAGTCATGA
- a CDS encoding transposase: protein MLLSHLVERYQGDLERLHGPQLLPSHRQALQAMRRCRRQGSDLMVLQCSNCEHSVKIPHSCGHRSCPHCQHHESQQWIERQRAKLLPVEYFLITFTVPAELRPVFWQHQRATYDLLLRTCWQTIDSFARRDPKLRGKIGAHAVLHTHNRRLDYHPHVHLIVPAGAIHEQRREWRSKAKGYLFPEASLARVFRAKWFEGMRQLGLQVKSTIPREWVVHCKSVGRGEKALIYLGRYLYRGVLPEKNILSDEDGMVTFRTKDNAGKEIIQTISGGDFLWLLLRHVLPRRFRRVRDFGLLHANGKRLIQLVQLLLRVVLPDRTEPSHKPAVLCPQCGGVMEVLAVRVRGMRPLLS, encoded by the coding sequence ATGCTTCTCTCTCACTTGGTGGAGCGCTACCAGGGAGACCTGGAGCGCCTTCATGGCCCTCAGCTACTGCCAAGTCATCGCCAGGCCCTGCAGGCGATGCGACGCTGCCGCCGTCAAGGCAGCGACCTGATGGTGCTGCAATGTTCCAATTGTGAGCACAGTGTCAAGATCCCCCATTCCTGCGGCCATCGCAGTTGCCCCCATTGCCAGCATCATGAAAGCCAGCAGTGGATTGAACGACAACGAGCCAAGCTGCTGCCGGTGGAGTATTTCCTGATCACCTTCACGGTACCGGCTGAGCTGAGGCCGGTGTTCTGGCAGCATCAAAGAGCAACCTATGATCTGCTGCTGAGAACGTGCTGGCAAACGATCGATTCCTTTGCTCGCCGTGATCCAAAGCTCAGGGGAAAGATCGGAGCGCACGCAGTGCTGCACACGCACAACCGCCGGCTTGACTACCATCCCCACGTGCATCTGATTGTGCCTGCAGGTGCGATTCATGAGCAAAGAAGGGAATGGCGCAGCAAGGCCAAGGGCTATCTGTTTCCTGAGGCCAGCCTTGCCAGGGTATTCCGTGCGAAATGGTTTGAGGGGATGCGGCAGTTGGGCCTGCAGGTGAAAAGCACGATCCCACGAGAGTGGGTGGTGCACTGCAAATCAGTAGGCCGTGGCGAGAAGGCACTGATTTATCTTGGCCGCTACCTGTACCGTGGTGTGCTGCCGGAGAAGAACATTCTCTCTGACGAGGATGGAATGGTGACATTCCGCACCAAGGACAATGCGGGAAAGGAAATCATCCAGACCATCTCAGGTGGTGACTTCCTCTGGTTGCTGCTGCGGCATGTACTACCAAGGCGGTTTCGGCGTGTACGTGATTTTGGCCTGCTGCATGCCAACGGCAAGCGCCTCATCCAGTTGGTGCAACTCCTGCTGAGGGTCGTGTTGCCCGATCGCACTGAGCCGAGCCACAAGCCAGCGGTGCTGTGTCCCCAGTGCGGCGGCGTGATGGAAGTCCTCGCTGTTCGTGTGCGAGGCATGAGACCACTGCTCAGCTAA
- a CDS encoding transposase produces the protein MQPPYDAALREAVRLRMSPPNLESVAEIARDTGITAQTIYNWRSQWQKQGQLVPATNRPPEQWSAADKLAAVIQAAGLNGSELGSFCRERGLYPKQVARWRQAAEDANGPSAPSMADQRELQRKNQELVRRNRQLERELQKKEKALTEAATLLMLSKKFNQIFQPDEDP, from the coding sequence ATGCAACCGCCCTATGACGCCGCTCTGCGGGAAGCCGTCCGCCTGCGGATGAGCCCTCCGAACCTTGAGAGCGTGGCTGAGATCGCCCGCGACACCGGGATCACGGCGCAGACCATCTACAACTGGCGGAGCCAGTGGCAGAAGCAGGGCCAGCTGGTGCCTGCCACGAACCGGCCGCCGGAGCAGTGGAGCGCTGCCGACAAGCTGGCAGCCGTGATCCAGGCCGCAGGACTGAACGGAAGCGAGCTCGGGTCGTTCTGCAGGGAGCGGGGGCTGTACCCCAAGCAGGTTGCCCGTTGGCGCCAGGCCGCCGAGGATGCCAATGGCCCCAGCGCGCCGAGCATGGCTGATCAGCGGGAACTGCAACGCAAGAATCAGGAACTGGTCCGGCGGAATCGCCAGCTGGAGCGTGAATTGCAGAAGAAAGAAAAAGCACTGACAGAAGCGGCGACGTTGTTGATGCTCTCAAAAAAGTTCAACCAGATCTTTCAACCGGACGAGGATCCTTGA
- a CDS encoding lysozyme inhibitor LprI family protein has translation MRTCLHLLLAVSLVPLPAPAAEVCTPSESTVAETRCVMEALQAKDRELEKALVRVASEARQVPSETFQTLWRDNLTGFYKTSADPNEQARAFRAERRKVCAYAKSVSFQGTGYGIFTTRCELALTQTLLEQLRP, from the coding sequence ATGCGCACCTGTCTCCACCTGCTGCTGGCCGTCTCCCTGGTGCCGCTGCCGGCACCAGCAGCGGAGGTCTGCACCCCATCAGAAAGCACCGTGGCCGAAACCCGCTGCGTGATGGAAGCCCTCCAAGCCAAGGATCGGGAGCTGGAGAAGGCCTTGGTGCGGGTGGCCAGCGAGGCCAGGCAAGTGCCCAGCGAAACCTTCCAGACGCTCTGGCGCGACAACCTCACCGGCTTCTACAAGACGAGTGCCGACCCAAACGAGCAGGCGCGTGCTTTCCGAGCCGAACGCCGCAAGGTGTGCGCCTACGCCAAGTCGGTGAGCTTTCAGGGGACGGGCTACGGCATCTTCACGACGCGCTGTGAGCTGGCGCTCACCCAGACCCTGCTGGAGCAGCTGCGGCCATGA
- a CDS encoding DUF3955 domain-containing protein produces the protein MKRTLIRLSLLLLAGSMACWVAYRLIGVHVDADGILREAFPLIPIGYVLGLGGVGAGIAGLLWREPARGR, from the coding sequence ATGAAACGCACGCTCATCCGCCTATCGCTGTTGCTGCTCGCTGGTTCAATGGCCTGCTGGGTCGCCTATCGGCTGATCGGCGTACATGTAGATGCAGATGGCATCCTGCGGGAGGCCTTTCCTCTGATCCCTATCGGTTATGTTCTGGGCTTAGGTGGCGTTGGGGCTGGGATCGCTGGCCTGCTGTGGAGAGAGCCAGCAAGAGGCAGGTGA
- a CDS encoding IS3 family transposase — protein MIPSGDRGAIVALLQEGISRGLSAKAIADLFGLATRTLRRWGLMIRTQGFSCDQRKGASRHVMHRFSEEERQQVLSTVNDPRFADLTPGQIVAILAEEGVYVGSESTIYRIMRQEGLLNHRGRSRPPREPREPPVLEATGIHQVLAWDITLLPGPVKGQFYYLYMVMDVWSRRILGVEVHDRECGELAKHFFDRVCRDEGISSGSTTILHADNGAPMRSYTLAAKLAELGISLSFSRPRVSNDNAYVESWFRTMKYHQSYPVRRFRDLLSVRAWVDGFVDWYNAEHRHSGIKYVTPNQRHYGEADAICRVRQQTYEQARAQHPRRWARPPRDWAQPTVVRVNHPRPQDTVAA, from the coding sequence TTGATTCCGTCTGGCGATCGCGGTGCGATCGTCGCGCTTCTACAGGAAGGCATCAGTCGTGGCCTTTCGGCCAAGGCCATTGCTGATCTTTTCGGCCTGGCGACACGCACGCTGAGGCGATGGGGCTTGATGATTCGGACCCAGGGATTCAGCTGCGATCAACGCAAGGGAGCGTCCAGGCATGTCATGCATCGTTTCAGCGAGGAGGAGCGCCAACAGGTGTTGTCCACTGTCAACGATCCACGCTTTGCCGATCTCACGCCTGGTCAGATCGTGGCGATCCTTGCCGAGGAGGGAGTCTACGTGGGATCGGAGTCAACGATTTACCGCATCATGCGCCAGGAAGGCCTGTTAAATCATCGCGGCAGGAGCCGCCCACCGCGGGAGCCAAGAGAGCCACCCGTGCTGGAGGCAACGGGCATCCATCAAGTGCTGGCCTGGGATATCACCCTGTTGCCGGGGCCTGTGAAGGGTCAATTCTACTACCTTTATATGGTGATGGATGTGTGGAGCCGGCGCATCCTTGGCGTTGAGGTGCACGATCGTGAATGCGGCGAACTGGCCAAGCACTTCTTTGATCGTGTCTGCCGTGATGAAGGGATCAGCTCGGGGTCGACCACGATCCTGCACGCCGATAACGGAGCACCCATGCGCTCCTACACCTTGGCCGCCAAGCTGGCCGAGCTCGGCATCTCCCTGTCATTCTCGCGGCCGCGGGTGAGCAATGACAACGCCTACGTTGAGTCATGGTTCCGAACCATGAAATATCACCAGAGCTATCCAGTGCGTCGTTTCCGGGATCTTCTCTCAGTGCGTGCCTGGGTCGATGGTTTTGTTGACTGGTACAACGCTGAGCATCGTCACAGCGGCATCAAGTATGTGACGCCCAATCAACGTCACTACGGAGAAGCTGACGCGATCTGCAGAGTCCGTCAGCAGACCTATGAGCAGGCGCGTGCGCAACATCCACGCCGCTGGGCCAGGCCACCTCGCGATTGGGCTCAGCCAACAGTCGTGCGGGTCAACCATCCCAGACCGCAGGACACTGTCGCTGCTTGA
- a CDS encoding dipeptidase, with the protein MRDKIRNNQERNGSKELAIIDTGLDVIGYSPPACDSTRREFLQTLALIGGGASSTLILGSNNASAADIPPTNSSVSTPKLNIIDYSKIPQRLHKYSATNRAKKIVKASITMDTLFSGVWPSQWSSPQAPEFHDEMERCKAAGFKVLACCPSADSLDSSIKGVAQSLMFYLNKISEKPDKYKIVRTTNDIDTAIKENKLGLFFTHQGTALFAGDVDMVGLWRQLGYGYCLLAYNQRNAVGDGCFETANGGLTAYGKQLIDAYNRYGMIVDVSHTGERTSLDAIERSSKPVISSHSGALAIADYQRSLSDTVIKAIAKSGGVCSINMVGAFMDKTNPDIVTTDALFRHIDYMANLVGIDHVGFGSDFIPNVNLTASLIQTPAGAAVFPDGGYSAAMGAKGVPTPAPYQIVAALVDKMLEKGYSEQDCGKFLGGNMYRVMEEIWI; encoded by the coding sequence ATGAGAGACAAAATAAGAAACAATCAAGAACGTAATGGTTCCAAGGAGCTGGCCATAATCGACACGGGACTTGATGTTATAGGTTATTCGCCACCGGCATGCGATTCCACCAGGCGTGAGTTCCTGCAGACGCTCGCTCTTATAGGGGGAGGGGCATCATCCACTCTAATCCTCGGCTCCAACAACGCATCAGCCGCTGACATCCCGCCAACCAATTCCTCGGTCAGCACGCCTAAACTTAATATCATCGATTACTCGAAGATCCCCCAACGATTGCACAAATATTCTGCGACAAACAGGGCGAAGAAAATTGTGAAGGCATCCATCACGATGGATACCCTGTTTTCTGGCGTCTGGCCGAGTCAGTGGTCTAGCCCGCAGGCACCGGAATTTCACGACGAAATGGAGCGTTGCAAGGCAGCGGGTTTCAAGGTGCTGGCATGCTGCCCATCGGCAGATTCGCTGGATTCTTCGATCAAGGGTGTCGCGCAGTCACTGATGTTCTATTTGAACAAGATCAGCGAGAAACCCGACAAATACAAAATTGTGCGCACGACCAATGATATCGATACCGCCATCAAAGAAAACAAGCTCGGCCTGTTCTTCACCCATCAGGGCACGGCATTGTTTGCTGGCGATGTGGATATGGTCGGGTTATGGCGGCAACTGGGCTATGGATATTGCCTGCTCGCTTATAACCAGCGGAATGCCGTCGGTGATGGTTGTTTTGAGACCGCCAACGGTGGCCTGACTGCGTATGGCAAACAGTTGATCGATGCTTACAACCGCTACGGCATGATTGTTGATGTCAGCCACACCGGTGAGCGGACATCACTCGATGCGATTGAACGCAGCAGCAAACCCGTGATCTCATCGCATTCGGGAGCATTGGCAATTGCAGACTACCAGCGCAGTCTCTCTGATACGGTGATCAAGGCGATTGCGAAGAGTGGTGGTGTGTGCTCGATCAATATGGTCGGCGCCTTCATGGACAAGACCAATCCGGATATCGTGACTACCGATGCTCTATTTCGTCATATCGACTACATGGCAAACCTCGTAGGCATCGATCATGTTGGTTTTGGTTCGGACTTCATTCCCAATGTCAACCTCACTGCTTCGCTGATTCAGACCCCGGCGGGTGCGGCCGTGTTTCCCGATGGCGGTTACAGCGCGGCGATGGGCGCCAAGGGCGTACCCACACCGGCGCCGTATCAGATCGTTGCCGCACTGGTGGACAAAATGCTGGAGAAAGGCTACTCGGAACAGGATTGCGGCAAGTTCCTCGGCGGCAATATGTACCGAGTGATGGAGGAGATCTGGATTTAG